One Tolypothrix bouteillei VB521301 DNA window includes the following coding sequences:
- a CDS encoding MFS transporter, with translation MEPASPDSQPESPKPLYLDTNFQIICAVSLIAVIGVSSITPAFPKLAQALNVDPKNLGLLVTVFTFPTVILGPFIGVLADRMGRKKIIVPSLFIFGLAGTACALARDFNLLLLLRFLQGIGAASLLSLSITLIGDIYAADRRTMAMGYNASVTSIGTAFYPTIGGLLATFGWYYPFLLPVTAIPIGFLVLFTLKNQEPQGERNLKEYLKNALQTLKNRKLAGLFIGSAANFVLLYGAYITYLPQLISQTFKAPAATIGLLLSSVSVAITITSSQLGRLSKKYHSTTLIRASFILYALALLTVPLVKNIWLLLIPTTIFGIGLGIGSPSIQTRLTEIAPKQYLATILSVNGTFFGLGQTLGPLLMLVAFGFGGINSVFYLGAAFSLLILVVFKYCTCL, from the coding sequence ATGGAACCAGCCAGCCCAGACAGCCAGCCAGAGTCACCCAAACCATTGTACTTAGACACAAATTTTCAAATTATTTGTGCAGTTTCTCTCATAGCAGTCATTGGAGTTTCTAGCATTACCCCTGCTTTTCCTAAACTAGCTCAAGCATTAAATGTTGACCCAAAAAATTTGGGATTATTAGTCACGGTATTTACTTTTCCAACTGTTATCCTAGGTCCTTTTATTGGTGTCCTAGCCGATCGCATGGGGAGGAAAAAAATTATTGTTCCTTCTCTGTTTATATTTGGTCTAGCAGGTACAGCTTGTGCATTAGCTCGCGATTTTAACCTGTTGCTTTTACTGCGGTTCCTACAAGGAATTGGTGCAGCTTCTTTGCTATCTCTCAGTATTACCTTAATTGGCGATATATATGCTGCTGATAGACGCACAATGGCAATGGGTTACAATGCTAGCGTTACTAGTATTGGTACAGCATTTTACCCGACAATAGGTGGTTTGCTAGCAACTTTTGGTTGGTACTACCCCTTTTTATTGCCTGTAACAGCAATTCCAATTGGGTTTCTGGTATTATTTACATTGAAAAATCAAGAACCCCAGGGAGAAAGAAACTTAAAAGAGTATTTGAAAAATGCTCTACAAACTTTAAAAAATCGCAAATTAGCTGGGTTATTTATTGGTAGTGCTGCTAACTTTGTTCTTCTCTACGGGGCTTACATAACTTATCTACCTCAACTTATTAGTCAGACATTTAAAGCGCCCGCAGCTACCATTGGATTATTACTATCTAGCGTTTCCGTGGCTATTACAATTACATCATCACAATTAGGAAGGTTATCGAAAAAGTACCACTCTACAACATTGATTAGAGCATCTTTCATTTTATATGCTTTAGCTCTGTTAACTGTTCCCCTAGTAAAGAATATTTGGTTACTCTTGATTCCGACGACAATTTTTGGTATTGGTTTGGGAATTGGTTCTCCAAGTATACAAACTCGGTTAACCGAGATTGCACCAAAACAGTATTTAGCGACAATTTTATCTGTCAATGGCACGTTTTTTGGATTGGGCCAAACTTTAGGACCGCTACTGATGCTTGTAGCTTTTGGTTTTGGAGGTATCAACAGCGTGTTTTATTTAGGTGCAGCATTTTCCCTCTTAATTCTCGTTGTGTTTAAATACTGCACCTGTTTATAA